The Prionailurus viverrinus isolate Anna chromosome B4, UM_Priviv_1.0, whole genome shotgun sequence genome has a window encoding:
- the CLEC2B gene encoding C-type lectin domain family 2 member B: MTRLKCVLVTILSSTNLLLLLLISLMATQYPRTHHFCPDDWIGFQKKCYYFSKEEGDWNSSRHDCITRGADLTIIDTTKEMDFLKRYKCTADHWIGLEITENQTLQWVNGTMSKIWFPVRGNEKCAYLDNDGAATARCYTDRKWICRMQMH; encoded by the exons ATGACTCGTTTAAAGTGCGTTTTAGTGACAATATTATCCAGCACcaaccttcttcttcttcttctaattaGTTTAATGG CTACACAATATCCGCGTACTCATCATTTCTGCCCAGATGATTGGATTGGCTTccaaaaaaaatgctattatttctctaaagaagaagGGGATTGGAATTCAAGTAGACATGACTGTATCACTCGAGGTGCAGACCTAACTATCATTGACACGacaaaagaaatg GATTTTCTTAAGCGATACAAATGCACTGCTGATCACTGGATTGGGCTGGAGATAACAGAAAATCAAACACTACAATGGGTAAATGGAACCATGTCTAAAATATG GTTTCCGGtgagaggaaatgaaaagtgTGCTTACCTCGATAACGATGGTGCGGCAACAGCGAGATGCTACACAGACAGAAAATGGATTTGCAGGATGCAAATGCACTAA